A genomic region of Eschrichtius robustus isolate mEscRob2 chromosome 21, mEscRob2.pri, whole genome shotgun sequence contains the following coding sequences:
- the LOC137755821 gene encoding taperin-like has translation MKSVSAPPTRAGRFPRHPAPRCRGRPAQALRAARRRAQRVATWGTGGGAEPARAEGWRALPAAPGHPPCTAHFPAAAPSPPSAPGGPGAGRRRRRGRAVRSESGEPSWLDSAGGIAESPLREVVDGVRMAGGWGVRLGGGARDARRHMEDTESGAVSVAPPHAPLRPRLPPPAGTSGFADWLMCPWKWLFKKLSQQRKIVIRPSSHALVELSSRISITYCGPEIEET, from the coding sequence ATGAAGAGCGTTAGTGCCCCCCCCACCCGGGCCGGCCGCTTCCCCCGACATCCCGCGCCCCGATGCCGGGGACGCCCCGCGCAGGCCCTGCGCGCAGCCCGCCGGCGGGCGCAGCGGGTCGCCACGTGGGGAACGGGAGGGGGTGCGGAGCCCGCTCGGGCCGAGGGCTGGCGCGCGTTACCTGCAGCTCCGGGCCACCCTCCCTGCACCGCTCATTTTCCAGCCGCTGCACCCTCGCCTCCCTCGGCGCCCGGCGGCCCCGGCGCGGGGCGGAGACGCCGGAGGGGGCGGGCAGTTCGCTCCGAGTCCGGGGAACCCTCCTGGCTGGACTCGGCCGGAGGAATCGCCGAGAGTCCGCTGCGGGAGGTGGTCGACGGGGTGCGGATGGCCGGGGGATGGGGGGTGCGTTTAGGTGGCGGGGCCAGGGACGCACGGCGACACATGGAAGACACCGAGTCCGGAGCGGTGAGTGTCGCTCCTCCCCACGCTCCACTCCGCCCTCGCCTCCCACCTCCTGCTGGAACAAGTGGCTTCGCTGACTGGTTGATGTGCCCTTGgaagtggctttttaaaaaacttagtcAACAACGAAAAATTGTCATCCGTCCCTCCTCTCACGCTCTCGTGGAACTCTCCTCCCGTATCTCCATCACGTACTGTGGGCCTGAGATAGAAGAAACCTAG